Below is a window of Agathobacter rectalis ATCC 33656 DNA.
GCTGAAATCTGTAAGAAGCATGGTATCGATGCTATCGTAGTTATCGGTGGTGACGGATCTTTCCAGGGTGCGCAGAAGCTTGCTGCACTTGGCATCAATACAATCGGTCTTCCGGGCACAATCGACCTTGATATCGCATGTACAGATTACACAATCGGTTTTGATACAGCCTGCAACACAGCTATGGAGGCTATTGACAAGGTACGTGATACATCTACATCACACGAGAGATGCTCAATCATTGAGGTTATGGGACGTGGAGCAGGATACATTGCATTATGGTGTGGTCTTGCAAACGGCGCTGAGGAAGTATTACTTCCTGAGAAGTATGACAACAACCTTGAGGCACTCATCGAGAGAGTAGCTCATGCAAGGGAGCTCGGCAAGCAGCATTACATCATCATCAATGCTGAGGGCGTAGGACATTCACAGGAGATGGCTAAGGAAATCGAGGCTGCTACAGGCATCGAGACTCGAGCAACTATCCTTGGACATATGCAAAGAGGTGGAAGCCCTTCATGTAAGGACCGTGTATACGCTACAATCATGGGCGCTATGGCAGTTGATTTACTCTGCGAGGGCAAGTCAAACAGAGTTATTGCCCACAAGGATGGCAATTTTGTAGATTTCGATATCGACGAGGCACTTGCTATGAAGAAGAGTGTAGACGAGTACATGTACGATATCTCTAAATCTCTGGTTTAGTATCTAATATATTTACGATAAATATGAATGCCCTTGTATCCGGCACATCAAATGCAGGTAATTGCGTGCATGTGCCGGTGCAGGGGCATTTATGCATTCGGAGAAAGACGAATGTTAATCATAAATGAGGGGCAAAATACTTTTTGACCCTCATATCATCAATATAGAAAGAGAAGAAAATGATTACAAGTGCATCAAACAAAAGCATAAAAAATGTGCAGGCTCTTTTAAGCAAGGCAAAGGAGCGGAAAAAGCAGGGCGTATTCGTGGTTGAGGGTCCAAAGATGAGCTTTGAGGCGCCATATGACTGGGTAAGTGCCGTATATATGTCTGAGTCATTTTTTAATGATGACAGGTTTAAGGAAGAGAAGAAGCGTTTCCTTGACAAAACAGAAATAGTGAGTGACTCGGTGTTTAAGAGCATGTCTGACACGCAGACTCCGCAGGGTGTGCTCGCTATAGTAAAGATGCCGCACTATGAGATAGATGAACTTTTTAAGGGCGACAAGACAGAGCTTCTTGTGCTTGAGAGTATACAGGATCCGGGAAACTTAGGCACTATGGTCCGTACCGGTGAGGGCGCAGGTGTAAGCGGTATCATAATGAACCGTACTACGGTTGACATTTTTAATCCAAAGACTGTGCGCTCAACCATGGGCTCACTCTACCGTGTGCCGTTTTACATCACAGATGACCTTCCGGAGACTATAGAGTATGCAAAGTCAAAGGGAGTTTCTCTCTACGCAGCTCATTTAAAGGGTAAGTGCTCTTATGACAGACCGGACTACACCGGAGCCTGTGGCTTTATGATAGGAAATGAGGGCAATGGATTATCAGATGAGATAGCTGACATGGCGGACACATATATCCGCATCCCTATGGAGGGAGCTGTGGAGTCGCTTAATGCCGCAATATCAGCCACTTTGCTCATGTATGAGTGCAATCGTCAGAGAAGGCTTTTGGGAGAATAATATGCGTATTTGGTTTAAGATTTATACTGACACGCACCTGATGCGTGATATTACAATAGAAAATGACAGTGACGACACACGTACACACAAGATTTTTAAGGCACTTGAGGATGCCTGCCTTGCTTTTGACCTGGGAAAGCCCATCTGGCTTGACAGCAACGTAAGTGATTTCAAGAGGCATGGAAAGACACGCTTTACGAAGGATAATTTTGTGGAGGATATCGACTTTGATTTTCTCGAGATGCACATCATCGAGGAGGATTGATGCCTCATTATGGATATGATGAGTTATTATTGATATAAGGACGGTCCGCACACTGCAGGCACAGCGGCACACACGTACTCTCTCGTAAGCTACGCTACGCCATTAAGAATCTGTAGGAATTATGCCTTTTGGTTTTCGATGCTTGACGAAACCGGCTTTTATGCGCCGTCCATGGCGCATAACGCCTTGCCCCGGCGTCCATGCCGGTGCATTTCTGGTTGTGAAGCATAATTCAACAGATTCTAAATAGCTTCGCTATGCGCTTACGAGAGAGTACGTGTGTGCCGCCGTGCCTGCAGTGTGCGGATCTGTGCACATATAAAATAACAAGAATAAAAAATATATAAATAATAGGTATAATTTGCCAATTACGCGAATAAATATGCTATAATTGATTAAAAGAGTCTGATAAATATACAGGCGAATAGATCACAGGGAGGTTTTTAATGGAACAAGAGTTTGCGGAGGGCATTGATAGCTGGGAGACTATGATGTTTCTATACAATTCTGCACTGAAAGAGGTCAATACTAAGCTCGAGATACTAAATGACGAGTTTGTTCACATACATAATTATAATCCGATAGAGTACATAAAGTCGCGTATCAAGACTCCTGAAAGCATAGTTAAGAAGCTCAAAAAGGGTGGCTACGAGAGCACCATAGAGAATATGGTCACATATGTAAAGGACATAGCGGGCATCAGAATCGTGTGCTCGTTCACATCTGATATATACCGGCTTGCTGAGATGATTGGCAGGCAGAATGATTTGACCGTCATATCGGTAAAGGACTATATGAAGCATCCGAAGGCGAGCGGCTACAAGAGCTACCACATGATTGTTTCGGTGCCTATTTTTCTTTCAAACAAGGTGGTTGACACAAAGGTTGAGATACAGATTCGTACAATAGCTATGGATTTCTGGGCAAGCCTTGAGCACAAGATATATTACAAGTTCGAGGGCAATGCACCTGAGTATATCAGCCGCGATCTGCGTGAGTGTGCAGGTATCGTAGGACAGCTTGATGCAAAGATGCTTTCGCTCAATGAGGCAATCCTTGAGGCCAAGGAGAAGCAGGAGCATGAGAGGGAGGAGAAAATACGAGAAGATGAACATCATTAATGTCGAAAATATAACAAAGTCATATACTGGAAGGAAGCTTTTTTCTAAAGCTTCCTTTTATGTGCAGGAAAACGAAAAAATCGGTATCATCGGTATAAATGGTACAGGAAAGTCTACACTTTTAAAGATTGTGGCTGGTGATGAAGAGCCGGATGAGGGAACTGTCACTACAGCGAATCATATAGTGATAAACTATCTGCCGCAGAATCCGGAGTTTGACCCGGACGAGACAGCTCTTGAGCATGTGATGAGCCGTGTGGTTACCTCGCAGCTGGATGAGGACATGCGCTGGAGTATAGAAAGTGATGCAAAGTCACTTCTTATGAAGCTTGATATCACAGATATGGCGCAAAAGACCGGTGAGCTCTCAGGAGGGCAGAGAAAGAGGCTTGCGCTTGCAACAGTCGTACTTAAGCCGTGTGATGTGCTTATATTGGACGAGCCGACCAACCACTTAGACTACGAGATGGTGGAGTGGCTTGAGGATTATCTGCGCCGTTTCAGGGGTGCAATCATCATGATTACGCATGACCGCTATTTTCTAGACAGTGTCTGCAACAGAATCGTGGAGGTGGACAAGGGACAGACCTACAGCTATGATACAAACTACTCGGGCTTTCTTGAGCTTAAGGCAGCCAGAGAGGAGAGTGAGAGGGCAAGTGAGCGCAAGCGCCAGTCCATCCTTAGAAAAGAAATAGAGTGGATGCAGCGCGGCGCAAGAGCTCGTTCCACAAAGCAGAAGGCACACATCCAAAGATATGAGGCTTTACGCGATCAGAAAGGTCCACAGACAGACGCAAGGGTTGAGCTTTCATCGGTTTCATCGCGTATGGGAAGGACAACAATAGAGCTTCATGATATTTCAAAGGCGTACGGAGATATCGTCTGTGTAAAGAATTTTACGTATATTTTCCTGAAAAATGATCGTATCGGTTTTGTAGGCAAAAACGGCTGTGGAAAGTCCACACTCATGAAGATAATCGCCGGTTTTATCGAGCCTGATTCAGGTGAGGTAGAGATAGGACAGACG
It encodes the following:
- a CDS encoding GTP pyrophosphokinase; its protein translation is MEQEFAEGIDSWETMMFLYNSALKEVNTKLEILNDEFVHIHNYNPIEYIKSRIKTPESIVKKLKKGGYESTIENMVTYVKDIAGIRIVCSFTSDIYRLAEMIGRQNDLTVISVKDYMKHPKASGYKSYHMIVSVPIFLSNKVVDTKVEIQIRTIAMDFWASLEHKIYYKFEGNAPEYISRDLRECAGIVGQLDAKMLSLNEAILEAKEKQEHEREEKIREDEHH
- a CDS encoding TrmH family RNA methyltransferase, with protein sequence MITSASNKSIKNVQALLSKAKERKKQGVFVVEGPKMSFEAPYDWVSAVYMSESFFNDDRFKEEKKRFLDKTEIVSDSVFKSMSDTQTPQGVLAIVKMPHYEIDELFKGDKTELLVLESIQDPGNLGTMVRTGEGAGVSGIIMNRTTVDIFNPKTVRSTMGSLYRVPFYITDDLPETIEYAKSKGVSLYAAHLKGKCSYDRPDYTGACGFMIGNEGNGLSDEIADMADTYIRIPMEGAVESLNAAISATLLMYECNRQRRLLGE
- the pfkA gene encoding 6-phosphofructokinase — its product is MAKEINTIGVLTSGGDAPGMNAAIRAVVRQALSKGKKVKGIKRGYAGLLNEEIVDMDSKSVSDTISRGGTILQTARCKEFVTAEGQQKGAEICKKHGIDAIVVIGGDGSFQGAQKLAALGINTIGLPGTIDLDIACTDYTIGFDTACNTAMEAIDKVRDTSTSHERCSIIEVMGRGAGYIALWCGLANGAEEVLLPEKYDNNLEALIERVAHARELGKQHYIIINAEGVGHSQEMAKEIEAATGIETRATILGHMQRGGSPSCKDRVYATIMGAMAVDLLCEGKSNRVIAHKDGNFVDFDIDEALAMKKSVDEYMYDISKSLV
- a CDS encoding ABC-F family ATP-binding cassette domain-containing protein, whose protein sequence is MNIINVENITKSYTGRKLFSKASFYVQENEKIGIIGINGTGKSTLLKIVAGDEEPDEGTVTTANHIVINYLPQNPEFDPDETALEHVMSRVVTSQLDEDMRWSIESDAKSLLMKLDITDMAQKTGELSGGQRKRLALATVVLKPCDVLILDEPTNHLDYEMVEWLEDYLRRFRGAIIMITHDRYFLDSVCNRIVEVDKGQTYSYDTNYSGFLELKAAREESERASERKRQSILRKEIEWMQRGARARSTKQKAHIQRYEALRDQKGPQTDARVELSSVSSRMGRTTIELHDISKAYGDIVCVKNFTYIFLKNDRIGFVGKNGCGKSTLMKIIAGFIEPDSGEVEIGQTIKIGYFGQEVDIEPELRVIDYVKEAAEFVRTADGLVSASAMLERFLFPPEQQYSPVGKLSGGEKRRLYLLRVLMSAPNVLILDEPTNDLDVETLAILEDYLDGYDGIVITVSHDRYFLDRIAKRIFAFEGVGKIVQYEGGYTDYMNKRPQPASGKTVSENASSTGASASGAQGNTASDGTDSKEARKKKSMETWGHEKKLKFTYKEQKEYETIEADIEKLENRLSEIDDEMVKNATNFGKLNELTKEKEDLEGQLMEKMERWEYLEDLAQKIANLT